One window of the Montipora foliosa isolate CH-2021 chromosome 4, ASM3666993v2, whole genome shotgun sequence genome contains the following:
- the LOC137999648 gene encoding guanylate-binding protein 2-like, whose amino-acid sequence MTNVQLLAFLLFAVSVPLLAFAGGKAKLFLQLNNNTGTYEINQGVLDEISKLAGPIHVIAVLGDARVGKSTTLNIITRVWWTELSRGQLEIQEIFETGDSLVPVTRGVWAHIIRVKSNGINVILLDVEGTDLGDDSQTDNFSMFTTLLSSGLAMFANNIVGNKNLHFLYRVSRLSDLVFPNVPHDNFPKLRIVIRSQLEEPDIDYIRRSIADPLFDKTMQEERRVIAKRFPKETIQVNKIPFVDADTLKNFEKLRKSDCWDAMKKLSMGFQAFPAKKTLNGGSISGRELAELASETVKRIRNNSWDDFGDFYSMFEKTICRRNYEDIVQPVLELPAEDIESSMDETLEKFETVCSLKSEISAAKKKMKSIYKRKQQEEKERKRREEAEKENNFYRKRYENEDSDGFSWVDSAVGFLGGLAAMFLFSDEQLKTNITTLPCSEYNVIRLRGVSWVWNTNATKYYGLSGRESGVIAQEVQKLYPWTVMQGQDGYLRVNYAMLHAMIKGL is encoded by the coding sequence ATGACGAATGTACAGCTTTTGGCATTTTTACTCTTTGCTGTTAGCGTTCCTCTGCTTGCCTTCGCCGGAGGGAAAGCAAAGCTTTTCCTACAGTTAAACAACAATACGGGAACTTATGAGATAAATCAAGGTGTACTGGACGAGATTTCAAAGCTAGCGGGGCCTATTCACGTCATTGCTGTCTTGGGAGATGCGAGGGTTGGCAAATCAACCACACTTAACATCATTACACGTGTCTGGTGGACAGAACTGAGTCGTGGGCAGTTAGAAATACAAGAGATATTCGAAACAGGCGATTCTCTTGTGCCGGTCACACGCGGTGTTTGGGCGCACATCATTCGAGTGAAAAGTAATGGTATTAACGTTATTCTGTTAGATGTTGAAGGAACCGACCTGGGAGATGACAGTCAAACTGATAACTTCAGCATGTTTACAACGCTGCTGTCGTCAGGGTTAGCCATGTTCGCAAACAATATTGTTGGAAACAAAAATCTGCACTTCTTGTATCGCGTATCACGATTAAGCGATCTTGTGTTCCCAAACGTGCCTCACGACAACTTTCCGAAACTTCGAATTGTGATACGAAGCCAATTGGAGGAACCAGACATTGACTACATAAGACGGTCCATTGCAGATCCCTTGTTCGACAAAACCATGCAAGAGGAAAGGAGAGTAATCGCAAAGCGTTTTCCCAAAGAGACCATTCAAGTGAACAAGATTCCATTCGTCGACGCAGATACGCTGAAAAACTTCGAAAAACTTCGCAAAAGTGATTGCTGGGACGCTATGAAAAAACTGTCGATGGGTTTCCAAGCATTTCCAGCCAAGAAGACTCTCAATGGAGGTTCTATCAGTGGTAGAGAACTAGCCGAACTGGCAAGCGAGACTGTGAAAAGGATAAGGAATAACTCTTGGGACGATTTCGGGGATTTTTATTCAATGTTTGAAAAGACTATCTGCCGCAGAAACTATGAAGATATTGTGCAACCGGTTCTGGAATTACCAGCAGAGGACATTGAAAGCTCCATGGATGAAACTTTGGAGAAATTTGAAACGGTGTGCTCCTTGAAAAGTGAGATAAGtgctgcaaagaaaaaaatgaaaagcatttataaaagaaaacaacaagaagAGAAGGAGAGAAAGAGGAGGGAAGAAGCAgagaaggaaaataatttttacagaAAGAGGTATGAAAATGAAGATAGTGATGGGTTCAGTTGGGTTGATTCTGCGGTAGGATTTCTTGGCGGGCTTGCCGCCATGTTTTTATTTAGCGACGAACAACTTAAGACAAATATTACAACACTGCCTTGCTCCGAGTACAACGTAATTCGTCTCAGAGGGGTATCCTGGGTATGGAATACGAATGCCACGAAATATTACGGACTGAGTGGTCGGGAGTCGGGAGTCATTGCACAGGAAGTTCAGAAGCTTTACCCGTGGACTGTGATGCAAGGCCAAGATGGCTACTTACGTGTGAACTATGCCATGCTACATGCTATGATCAAAGGACTTTAA
- the LOC137999647 gene encoding guanylate-binding protein 7-like: MKVLVCIVLGTVLAVFLFVTSTQGDKSRFLVKFDNETQSYVLNRDVLDDLAKLQRPIRVIAIVGDARVGKSTTLNLISHFWNGMNGDDVEEIFQTGGTVLAVTRDVWAHIVKPKAIKGSVVLLDVEGTNLGNDSLTDHLSMFTALISSGLTVMVPNVFGNKNLDFLFRVSRLSDVIFRNDSHERFANLRVLLKGHLRPPNGRSLEDYTRDLIVGPFSEANAHKKEMGRIIAKHFPRNKISVSQVPHIGDPDLFSDIERLHQSDYWKVMKNVSEQFLEFPIKTTFEGTDMDGFALADLAKHLVDTMNENAWPDFGNVYVMFERNICKRHYANLVEPLLSLKADEITSTMETTLNKFKNECALESEIKAAEENLKSVAKAKKKLEELDRKRKEAEDKRQEAENKQAEEEKKFEATLAVKNKELAQEIKGREEAERERTRLKEQHAEVMRSLESFKRERRRSGGWKELVGPALIGGVAGLFLSDVQLKSNVTVLPLSRYNSVGLRGFSWQWNEIAKEKFGLIGMGQGVIAQDVKKLYPWAAVKGADGFLRVDYASLDAMINFGIVKYG, translated from the coding sequence ATGAAGGTTCTAGTTTGCATCGTTCTTGGAACGGTTCtcgctgtttttctttttgttacctcaACACAGGGAGACAAATCGAGATTTTTAGTCAAATTTGACAATGAAACGCAATCGTACGTGTTAAATCGCGATGTTTTGGATGATTTAGCGAAGCTCCAGCGACCGATTCGCGTTATTGCTATCGTCGGCGACGCGAGAGTTGGAAAATCCACGACTTTGAACTTGATCAGTCATTTCTGGAATGGAATGAACGGAGACGATGTCGAAGAAATCTTCCAAACTGGAGGCACTGTGCTGGCAGTCACGCGGGACGTTTGGGCTCACATCGTTAAACCAAAAGCTATCAAAGGAAGTGTCGTTTTACTCGACGTTGAAGGCACGAATTTAGGTAATGATAGTCTTACGGATCACCTCAGCATGTTCACAGCTCTGATATCGTCAGGTCTGACTGTGATGGTGCCAAATGTCTTCGGAAACAAGAACTTGGACTTTCTGTTTCGAGTGTCACGCCTCAGTGATGTGATCTTCAGAAACGACAGTCACGAAAGGTTTGCAAATCTCCGAGTTCTTCTCAAAGGACACCTCCGTCCTCCCAACGGTCGCAGCTTGGAAGATTACACTAGGGATTTAATTGTGGGGCCGTTTTCTGAAGCGAACGCTCATAAGAAAGAAATGGGAAGGATCATTGCAAAACATTTTCCCAGGAACAAAATCTCGGTATCTCAAGTTCCCCATATAGGCGACCCCGATCTTTTCTCAGACATTGAGAGATTGCACCAAAGTGACTATTggaaagttatgaaaaatgtATCTGAACAGTTTCTGGAATTTCCAATCAAAACCACGTTCGAAGGGACTGACATGGATGGTTTCGCACTTGCCGATTTAGCAAAGCATCTGGTCGACACAATGAACGAAAACGCTTGGCCAGATTTTGGGAACGTTTACGTcatgtttgaaagaaatatttgcAAGAGACATTATGCAAATCTTGTGGAGCCTCTTCTTTCGCTCAAAGCGGATGAAATTACCTCTACCATGGAAACGACCTTGAATAAGTTCAAAAACGAATGCGCTTTGGAGAGCGAGATAAAGGCCGCGGAGGAAAATCTCAAGAGTGTTGCCAAGGCGAAGAAAAAGTTAGAAGAACTGGATAGAAAACGCAAGGAGGCGGAGGATAAACGACAGGAGGcagaaaataaacaagccgaggaggaaaaaaagtttgaagCTACTCTGGCCGTGAAGAATAAAGAATTGGCGCAGGAGATAAAAGGCCGCGAAGAGGCGGAAAGAGAAAGGACGCGGTTAAAGGAGCAACATGCAGAAGTAATGAGGTCTCTTGAATCGTTTAAACGAGAACGCCGGAGAAGCGGCGGCTGGAAAGAATTAGTTGGACCCGCGCTGATCGGTGGCGTGGCTGGTTTGTTTCTAAGTGACGTACAACTCAAGAGCAACGTGACAGTACTGCCGCTCTCGCGGTACAACTCTGTTGGACTCCGCGGATTCTCCTGGCAGTGGAATGAAATTGCTAAGGAGAAATTCGGCCTCATTGGGATGGGCCAAGGGGTGATTGCGCAGGATGTAAAGAAACTATACCCATGGGCGGCTGTTAAAGGAGCTGACGGTTTCCTACGCGTTGATTACGCCTCTCTCGACGCTATGATAAACTTTGGAATAGTCAAGTACGGTTAA
- the LOC137998887 gene encoding guanylate-binding protein 7-like, translating into MKFLVCIVLGTVLAVFLFITSTQGDKSRFLVKFDNETQTYVLNSDVLDDLAKLQRPIRVIAIVGDARIGKSTTLNLISHFWNGMNGVEVEEIFQTGDTVLAVTRDVWAHIVKPKAIKGSVVLLDVEGTNLGNDSLTDHLSMFTALISSGLTVMVPNVFGNKNLDFLFRVSRLSDVIFRNDSHERFANLRVLFKGHLRPPNGRSLEDYTRDLIVGPFSEANAHKKEMGRIIAKHFPRSKISVSQVPHIGDPDLFSDNERLHQSDYWKVMKNVAEQFLEFPIKTTFEGTPMDGFALADLAKHLVDTMNENAWPDFGNVYVMFERNICKRHYANLVEPLLSLKADEITSAMETTLNKFKNECALESEIKAAEENLKSVAKAKKKLEELDRKLKEAEDKRQEAENKQAEEEKKFEATLAVKNKELAQEIKGREEAERERRLLKEQHAEAMRSLESFKRKLRRSGGGWGVLVGPALIGGIAGLFLSDAQLKSNLTVLPLSRYNSVGLRGFSWQWNEIAKEKFGLSGMGQGVIAQDVKKLYPWAAVKGADGFLRVDYASLDAMINFGIVKYG; encoded by the coding sequence ATGAAGTTTCTAGTTTGCATCGTTCTTGGAACGGTGCtcgctgtttttctttttattacttcAACACAAGGAGACAAATCGAGATTTTTAGTCAAATTTGACAATGAAACGCAAACCTACGTGTTAAATAGCGATGTTTTGGATGATTTAGCGAAGCTCCAGCGACCGATTCGCGTTATTGCTATCGTCGGCGACGCGAGAATTGGAAAATCCACGACTTTGAACTTGATCAGTCATTTCTGGAATGGAATGAACGGAGTCGAAGTCGAAGAAATCTTCCAAACTGGAGACACTGTGCTGGCAGTCACGCGGGACGTTTGGGCTCACATCGTTAAACCAAAAGCTATCAAAGGAAGTGTCGTTTTACTCGACGTTGAAGGCACGAATTTAGGTAATGATAGTCTTACGGATCACCTCAGCATGTTCACAGCTCTGATATCCTCAGGTCTGACTGTGATGGTGCCAAATGTCTTCGGAAACAAGAACTTGGACTTTTTGTTTCGAGTGTCACGCCTCAGTGATGTGATCTTCAGAAACGACAGTCACGAAAGGTTTGCAAATCTCCGAGTTCTTTTCAAAGGACACCTCCGTCCTCCCAACGGTCGCAGCTTGGAAGATTACACTAGGGATTTAATTGTGGGGCCGTTTTCTGAAGCGAACGCTCATAAAAAAGAAATGGGAAGGATCATTGCAAAACATTTTCCCAGGAGCAAAATCTCGGTATCTCAAGTTCCCCATATAGGCGACCCCgatcttttctcagacaatgagAGATTGCACCAAAGTGACTATTggaaagttatgaaaaatgtAGCTGAACAGTTTTTGGAATTTCCAATCAAAACCACGTTCGAAGGAACTCCCATGGATGGTTTCGCACTTGCCGATTTAGCAAAGCATCTGGTCGACACAATGAACGAAAACGCTTGGCCAGATTTTGGGAATGTTTACGttatgtttgaaagaaatatttgcAAGAGACATTATGCAAATCTTGTAGAGCCTCTTCTTTCGCTCAAAGCGGATGAAATTACCTCTGCCATGGAAACGACCTTGAATAAGTTCAAAAACGAATGCGCTTTAGAGAGCGAGATAAAGGCCGCGGAGGAAAATCTCAAGAGTGTTGCCAAGGCGAAGAAAAAGTTAGAAGAACTGGATAGAAAACTCAAGGAAGCGGAAGATAAGCGACAGGAGGcagaaaataaacaagccgaggaggaaaaaaagtttgaagCTACTCTGGCCGTGAAGAATAAAGAATTGGCGCAGGAGATAAAGGGCCGCGAAGAGGCGGAAAGAGAAAGGAGGCTGTTAAAGGAGCAACATGCAGAAGCAATGAGGTCTCTTGAGTCGTTTAAACGAAAACTCAGGAGAAGTGGCGGCGGCTGGGGAGTATTAGTTGGACCCGCGCTGATCGGTGGCATAGCTGGTTTGTTTCTAAGTGACGCACAACTCAAGAGCAACCTGACAGTACTGCCGCTCTCGCGGTACAACTCTGTTGGACTCCGCGGATTCTCCTGGCAGTGGAATGAAATTGCTAAGGAGAAATTCGGCCTCAGTGGGATGGGCCAAGGGGTAATTGCGCAGGATGTAAAGAAACTATACCCATGGGCGGCTGTTAAAGGAGCGGACGGTTTCCTGCGCGTTGATTACGCCTCTCTCGACGCTATGATAAACTTTGGAATAGTCAAGTACGGTTAA